Proteins from one Candidatus Nitrospira nitrosa genomic window:
- a CDS encoding glycosyltransferase family 9 protein, which produces MTRSLVIVHPGSLGDVLLAVPAIRRLGARDNGREILLVAQESIGRLLIACGIINDWMSWDGPAVTGLFSSGVPLPCKLKGWLNRCDMAVAWMDDKQDALRATFEEFAVAEVRIQSPFSPVLHTRHQSHRFLETVEEPPDDGSLERFIQVPPNLVEEGTACLERIGIPRGRPFVLVHPGSGSAHKCLHPIAIADIIQRLVQNGLFPVIVEGPADQPAVERVLQVINSRPLILQNLALPTLAGVLVRAQFLLGHDSGVTHLAALLGVRTVAVFGPTDPARWGPLGDHVTIVRGPSCRCPSWDDARACHEKPCLAVPTDQIFTSLKAAGLT; this is translated from the coding sequence ATGACACGATCGCTCGTCATTGTGCATCCAGGTTCCTTGGGAGATGTTCTGCTGGCAGTACCCGCTATCCGCCGACTTGGAGCTCGGGACAACGGGCGAGAGATTCTACTGGTGGCTCAGGAGTCGATCGGTCGATTGCTCATTGCCTGTGGCATCATCAATGACTGGATGTCGTGGGATGGACCAGCTGTGACTGGGCTTTTTTCAAGCGGCGTTCCACTGCCCTGTAAACTCAAGGGGTGGTTGAATCGATGTGATATGGCAGTTGCTTGGATGGATGACAAGCAAGACGCCCTTCGTGCCACTTTCGAAGAATTCGCGGTCGCAGAAGTACGGATTCAGTCCCCATTCTCTCCCGTCTTGCACACGAGGCATCAGAGCCATCGTTTTCTTGAAACGGTGGAGGAGCCACCCGATGATGGATCCTTGGAGAGGTTCATTCAGGTCCCACCAAACCTTGTCGAAGAAGGCACCGCCTGTCTTGAGCGTATCGGGATTCCGAGAGGACGGCCATTTGTGCTGGTGCATCCTGGAAGCGGCAGCGCGCATAAGTGTCTTCATCCAATCGCCATTGCGGATATTATTCAGCGGCTTGTTCAAAATGGCCTGTTCCCGGTTATCGTCGAGGGACCGGCTGATCAGCCTGCGGTTGAGCGCGTCTTACAGGTCATCAACTCAAGACCCCTCATCCTTCAAAATCTTGCTCTCCCCACGCTTGCTGGTGTTCTCGTGCGAGCCCAATTCTTGCTCGGTCATGACTCAGGTGTGACCCATCTGGCCGCTCTCCTCGGCGTGCGTACGGTTGCCGTCTTTGGGCCAACCGATCCAGCGAGATGGGGACCGCTTGGGGATCATGTGACGATTGTACGAGGGCCATCCTGTCGCTGCCCATCATGGGATGATGCGCGAGCATGTCACGAGAAGCCGTGCTTAGCTGTGCCGACAGATCAGATTTTCACGTCGCTCAAAGCCGCTGGATTAACGTAG
- the secF gene encoding protein translocase subunit SecF has protein sequence MLEILGKTNFDFMGKRRFAFLFSGIMVLLGLIALVQIARGAANLGIDFAGGTAVQLKFDQPVRIDEARKVLETNGLSETELQEFGQDNKLLIRVKASTTIEEKVAERVVAIFSKEFPNNKFVVDSTTEIGPTIGKKLQEDALVAVVISFVGIILYIAARFELRFGVAAALATFHDVLAVVGVFYILDKEITLLIVTALLTLAGYSLTDTVVVFDRIRENLKQRRRESEEATINSAVNQVLSRTIVTSLTVVLVLIPLTLAGGEVLHDFSLALLGGVVFGTYSSVFVASPLLLLWPGTQGRLLKRN, from the coding sequence ATGTTAGAGATTCTAGGGAAAACCAACTTTGATTTCATGGGTAAGCGCCGGTTCGCCTTTCTCTTTTCGGGCATCATGGTGCTGCTTGGGCTGATCGCGCTCGTGCAGATTGCGCGAGGCGCGGCCAATCTGGGGATCGACTTCGCCGGAGGAACCGCGGTTCAACTGAAGTTCGACCAGCCGGTTCGGATCGACGAAGCGCGGAAGGTGCTGGAGACCAACGGTCTCAGTGAGACGGAGTTACAGGAATTCGGGCAGGACAATAAGTTGCTGATCCGAGTCAAGGCGTCCACGACGATTGAGGAAAAAGTGGCGGAACGTGTGGTGGCCATCTTCTCTAAGGAGTTCCCCAATAATAAGTTCGTGGTCGACTCCACCACCGAGATCGGCCCGACCATCGGCAAGAAACTTCAGGAAGATGCGCTCGTGGCCGTCGTCATTTCGTTTGTGGGCATTATTCTGTACATTGCGGCCCGATTCGAACTGCGTTTCGGAGTCGCGGCGGCGCTGGCGACCTTTCACGATGTGTTGGCCGTCGTCGGGGTCTTTTACATCTTGGACAAAGAAATCACACTCCTGATCGTCACGGCACTCTTGACGCTGGCAGGGTATTCGCTGACCGACACAGTGGTCGTTTTCGATCGAATCAGAGAAAATCTGAAGCAGCGGCGCCGTGAGAGTGAGGAAGCGACGATCAACAGCGCGGTCAACCAGGTCTTGAGCAGGACCATCGTGACGAGCTTGACGGTTGTGCTCGTCCTCATTCCCTTGACCTTGGCAGGAGGAGAAGTTCTCCATGATTTTTCATTGGCCCTGCTAGGGGGTGTGGTTTTTGGGACCTATTCATCGGTATTTGTGGCCAGCCCTCTCTTATTGTTGTGGCCCGGAACGCAGGGCCGACTCTTGAAACGCAATTGA
- the yajC gene encoding preprotein translocase subunit YajC, which yields MLMESLAWAEGTGGGGAAAGGGAGGILSLVPFLLIFVIFYFLLIRPQQQKQKQQQTLLDAIKKGDKVITTSGIWGTVTNLGKDTVTLQIADNTKIKMQRENVSRLRTEDEDKE from the coding sequence ATGTTGATGGAATCACTGGCATGGGCGGAGGGAACGGGTGGAGGCGGTGCAGCAGCGGGTGGCGGGGCAGGAGGGATTCTGTCGTTGGTCCCCTTTCTGCTCATCTTTGTGATTTTTTATTTTCTTCTTATTCGGCCGCAGCAACAGAAGCAAAAGCAGCAACAGACGTTGTTGGACGCCATTAAAAAGGGCGACAAGGTGATCACCACCTCAGGTATTTGGGGAACCGTCACCAATCTTGGGAAAGATACTGTTACCTTGCAAATTGCGGACAATACCAAGATCAAGATGCAGCGGGAGAATGTTTCTCGACTGCGAACGGAAGACGAGGATAAGGAGTAG
- a CDS encoding PAS domain S-box protein: MAIWSRSYSLQQKIIGAIVLVGLLPLALLLILIYAEERRVLRETTGADFKEVAVEAARLVEMQITRGMSEAQQLATMPFVRTAVSEANRTYEGKDAHSISEIIKGWQQRWGQRAKRSEFPLFVNRIVTNYLIQWHEIRKSDYIGILVTDGQGALVVSSIPQVDYSYAKTAWWQAIVKHSGRRPYVSDITFDPAFGTHVVAVATPILDDRRQAVIGAVTILLRRDTLFQSIAEKSFGATGHAMLVATDGGVVICPILAPEAHSIDTESLEAVATGKPGWIIAPDDWHGNKDALIGMAPVRFTDLIEPGSLGGKRWMTIVRQDPAETFAPLGELIAKVLVFGVAVSLGLGGIGVFVARRIAKPVRVLHDGVQQIGSGRLDQRVELRTGDEIEGLARAFNQMATNLQLSFGQLEQRIAEIRQLEEKYRDLIEHAPEMICQLDRGGRLVHVNKTGLDKLGYSRQEMLSMKLWELVPQGQEGRVLHYLEQLVCRGQSSIETVLLTKSGRRIDVEIHATALFDHERGGLVHSRAFVRDVTERRRLEQELQRYTVGLEQVVSERTRQLTASQARYKALFDVVADSVFMVDVTGEIVAVNERESQVLGYAESEIVGKPIRDVLLPDYHGVFEGWLADVSTERGQVTTQEIAVCHADRHEVPVEMDLIRVGGTDPLLVMVQLRDITVRKKLERQLQSYREDLELKVSERTREIEETKQYLENLLENANDVIYTLDLNQQFTYVNSKVNAWGYRKDDLIGRPYLLLLSRRHRGRRLKSTLDIGAKQVYEVEIVTRLGELRTVMVSVSPLHGVDGHILGVLGIARDMTETKKLERQIQNAEKLASVGKLAAGVAHEINNPLGGILNCLYNLRKGTPSPARQEEYWASMEHGVRRVQKIVRQLLDFSQQHEPEFSQADINRIVDQVLTLTTHLFAPSHIRLEIIQGQGLPPVMVDRHMIEQVLMNLILNAVQAMKNGGVLTMRTSVSEGVCRVDVQDSGAGIPASVLPHIFDPFFTTKGEGEGTGLGLSVSLGIVERHGGRISVESEVGTGSTFTLYLPILRDRTLVEKDA; the protein is encoded by the coding sequence ATGGCGATCTGGAGCCGGTCATATAGTCTCCAGCAGAAAATCATCGGCGCGATTGTCCTGGTCGGCCTCCTCCCACTTGCCCTCCTGCTTATCCTGATCTATGCGGAAGAACGACGAGTGCTGCGTGAGACGACGGGGGCGGATTTCAAGGAAGTTGCCGTCGAAGCCGCTCGCCTGGTCGAGATGCAGATCACCCGAGGGATGAGCGAAGCCCAGCAGCTTGCGACCATGCCCTTTGTCCGCACAGCCGTCTCCGAGGCGAATCGGACGTACGAAGGCAAGGACGCGCACAGTATCTCGGAAATCATCAAGGGGTGGCAGCAGCGATGGGGACAGCGGGCTAAACGAAGTGAGTTTCCGCTGTTCGTCAACCGGATCGTGACCAACTATTTGATTCAGTGGCACGAGATTCGAAAGTCCGACTATATCGGCATCTTGGTGACGGACGGGCAGGGTGCATTGGTCGTCAGCTCGATTCCGCAAGTGGACTACTCCTACGCCAAGACGGCCTGGTGGCAAGCAATCGTCAAGCACAGCGGCCGACGACCCTATGTGAGTGACATCACCTTCGACCCTGCGTTTGGTACGCATGTGGTGGCTGTCGCAACTCCGATTCTGGATGATCGCCGTCAGGCGGTGATCGGAGCCGTTACCATTCTGTTACGACGCGATACGCTCTTCCAATCGATCGCGGAGAAGTCGTTCGGTGCGACCGGACATGCCATGCTGGTGGCCACAGATGGGGGAGTCGTGATTTGCCCGATCCTCGCACCGGAAGCCCATTCGATCGATACCGAGTCCCTTGAAGCCGTCGCTACCGGGAAACCAGGGTGGATCATCGCGCCTGACGATTGGCACGGCAACAAGGATGCGCTGATTGGGATGGCACCGGTGCGGTTTACCGATCTCATTGAACCGGGAAGTCTTGGTGGAAAGCGTTGGATGACGATTGTGCGTCAGGATCCAGCGGAAACATTCGCTCCGCTGGGAGAATTAATCGCGAAAGTTCTCGTGTTTGGCGTCGCGGTGTCACTGGGGCTCGGCGGAATCGGAGTCTTTGTCGCTCGTCGGATTGCGAAACCTGTTCGTGTGTTGCACGACGGCGTTCAGCAGATCGGAAGCGGCCGTTTGGACCAGCGGGTGGAGCTGAGGACCGGCGATGAAATCGAAGGGCTTGCGCGGGCGTTCAATCAGATGGCGACCAATCTTCAATTGTCTTTTGGCCAATTGGAACAGCGGATCGCTGAGATCAGGCAACTGGAGGAGAAATATCGGGACCTGATCGAGCATGCACCGGAAATGATTTGCCAGCTGGATCGAGGCGGACGGCTCGTGCATGTCAACAAGACAGGGCTCGACAAGCTCGGGTATAGCCGTCAAGAGATGTTGAGCATGAAATTGTGGGAACTGGTGCCTCAAGGACAGGAAGGCCGGGTGTTGCACTACCTCGAACAGCTGGTGTGCCGGGGGCAGAGTTCGATCGAGACGGTGTTATTGACGAAAAGCGGTCGACGGATCGACGTCGAAATTCATGCCACGGCGCTGTTCGATCATGAGCGGGGTGGGTTGGTGCACTCTCGCGCCTTTGTGCGTGATGTGACGGAACGGCGCCGATTGGAGCAGGAGCTGCAGCGGTATACCGTGGGGTTGGAACAGGTTGTGTCGGAGCGTACCAGGCAGTTAACGGCTTCCCAAGCTCGCTACAAGGCGCTCTTCGATGTGGTGGCGGATTCCGTGTTTATGGTCGACGTGACGGGAGAGATCGTCGCTGTAAATGAACGGGAGTCCCAGGTCTTAGGGTATGCGGAATCGGAGATTGTCGGGAAGCCGATTCGCGATGTCTTGCTCCCGGACTATCATGGGGTATTCGAAGGCTGGCTGGCTGATGTCAGTACGGAGCGGGGGCAGGTGACGACCCAAGAGATTGCCGTGTGCCATGCCGATCGCCATGAGGTTCCCGTGGAAATGGACCTGATTCGAGTCGGCGGAACCGACCCGCTTCTCGTCATGGTGCAACTGCGAGACATTACCGTTCGGAAGAAGCTCGAGCGCCAGCTTCAATCGTATCGGGAGGACCTCGAGCTGAAAGTCAGCGAGCGAACGCGGGAAATCGAAGAGACAAAACAATACCTGGAGAATCTTCTTGAGAACGCCAATGATGTCATCTATACGCTCGATCTGAATCAACAGTTCACCTATGTCAACAGCAAGGTCAATGCCTGGGGGTATCGCAAGGATGATCTGATAGGCCGTCCCTATCTCTTGCTTCTGTCACGGCGTCATCGTGGGCGCCGGCTGAAGAGCACGTTGGATATCGGTGCCAAACAGGTCTACGAGGTCGAAATTGTGACTCGTTTGGGTGAGCTACGCACCGTGATGGTCAGTGTCTCACCGTTGCATGGGGTGGATGGTCATATCTTGGGAGTGCTCGGTATCGCGCGAGATATGACGGAGACCAAGAAGCTGGAACGGCAGATTCAAAATGCCGAAAAACTGGCATCGGTCGGGAAACTCGCAGCCGGCGTGGCGCATGAGATCAACAATCCGCTGGGTGGGATCCTGAACTGTCTCTATAACCTCCGAAAAGGGACACCCTCTCCGGCACGTCAGGAGGAATACTGGGCGTCGATGGAGCATGGTGTCCGACGGGTTCAAAAAATCGTTCGCCAATTGCTTGATTTTTCGCAACAGCATGAGCCGGAATTCAGCCAGGCCGATATCAACCGAATCGTCGATCAGGTGCTGACGCTGACGACTCATCTGTTCGCTCCCAGTCACATTCGATTGGAGATCATACAGGGACAGGGCCTTCCGCCGGTCATGGTCGACCGGCACATGATCGAACAGGTGCTGATGAATTTGATCCTCAATGCCGTGCAAGCAATGAAAAACGGCGGCGTACTGACCATGCGAACTTCCGTGTCGGAAGGCGTGTGTCGTGTGGATGTGCAAGACTCCGGGGCCGGCATTCCGGCTTCGGTCCTCCCACATATCTTCGACCCTTTCTTCACGACCAAGGGCGAAGGAGAGGGAACAGGGCTGGGTCTCTCGGTGAGCCTCGGTATCGTCGAGCGACATGGAGGGAGAATTTCGGTGGAGAGCGAAGTTGGGACGGGCAGTACGTTCACCCTGTATTTACCTATCTTGCGCGATCGCACGTTGGTGGAGAAGGACGCATGA
- the argS gene encoding arginine--tRNA ligase → MSPGIVQEKVTSALLTALNEAKQKGQLRTPVWPTLSLDAPKRPEWGDLASTVAMSLAASEQKAPHDVAQIIVDNLVGRDQLFDRVEIVRPGFLNLTVKPTLWQEVILEIAAQGRSYGRTDVGNGRRVLVEYVSANPTGPLHVGHGRGAAVGQAVGRLLQAIGYDAASEYYINDAGRQMKLLGASVYARYLELSGRPVTFPEDGYHGAYVTAVAQKIKGQLDGVAGELSSEDLQTRCRALAYQELLGHIREDLKAFGIEFDAWFSEASLLESQAVERACDELKARDLLFQEEGAWWFRSSTYGDEKDRVVKKQDGEYTYLASDIAYHHDKLRRGYDLLIDVWGADHHGYIPRMQAAVQAYGHPKERLHVVLVQLVKLLRDGIEVKMSKRTGDFITMREVIDEVGADAAKFYFLMRDSKTHLEFDLELAKQRSSDNPVYYVQYAHARISSLWRVASERGIARPSARDVDLTVLTDPDELGLIKKLAAYPEVIQTSALAFEPHRVTYYLQQLAALLHTFYNKHRILPPAGEPDTNESVAAEVLTPSRTAARLVLMGAVQQVIHSGLDVLGLSAPEQM, encoded by the coding sequence TTGTCGCCAGGTATCGTGCAAGAAAAGGTAACATCGGCCCTGCTCACTGCGCTCAATGAGGCAAAACAAAAAGGGCAGCTCCGGACGCCGGTTTGGCCGACGCTGAGCCTGGACGCGCCTAAGCGGCCAGAATGGGGAGACCTGGCCTCAACCGTGGCGATGTCATTGGCGGCTTCTGAGCAGAAGGCGCCACATGACGTTGCGCAGATCATTGTCGACAACCTTGTTGGGCGAGACCAACTGTTTGATCGTGTGGAAATCGTCAGGCCTGGGTTTTTAAATCTCACGGTCAAGCCAACGCTTTGGCAGGAAGTTATCCTGGAAATCGCGGCCCAGGGCCGGTCCTATGGTCGGACAGATGTTGGGAACGGCCGTCGAGTGTTGGTGGAATATGTGAGCGCCAATCCAACTGGTCCATTGCATGTTGGACATGGCCGAGGGGCTGCGGTCGGACAAGCCGTCGGGCGGCTGTTGCAGGCCATCGGATATGATGCTGCGAGCGAGTACTATATCAACGATGCCGGACGGCAGATGAAACTGTTGGGTGCGTCGGTGTACGCACGATACCTCGAATTGTCAGGTCGACCCGTCACGTTTCCGGAGGATGGGTATCACGGGGCCTACGTTACGGCAGTGGCGCAAAAAATAAAGGGCCAACTTGATGGGGTCGCTGGCGAGCTGAGTTCGGAGGACCTCCAGACTCGTTGCCGAGCGCTTGCGTACCAAGAACTGCTGGGGCACATTCGCGAAGACCTCAAGGCCTTTGGCATCGAGTTCGACGCATGGTTCAGCGAAGCCTCTCTCCTGGAGTCGCAGGCGGTGGAACGAGCCTGCGATGAATTGAAGGCCCGGGATCTCTTGTTCCAGGAAGAAGGGGCTTGGTGGTTTCGGTCATCGACGTACGGAGATGAGAAGGATCGCGTCGTTAAAAAGCAGGACGGGGAATATACCTACTTGGCCTCTGATATCGCCTATCATCACGACAAACTGCGGCGTGGCTATGATCTGCTGATTGATGTCTGGGGGGCCGACCACCACGGCTACATCCCCCGGATGCAAGCTGCGGTGCAGGCGTATGGCCATCCGAAAGAGCGACTGCACGTCGTGTTGGTGCAGTTAGTGAAGCTGCTCCGGGATGGCATTGAAGTGAAGATGTCCAAGCGGACAGGCGATTTCATCACCATGCGGGAAGTGATTGATGAGGTTGGGGCTGACGCGGCGAAGTTTTACTTTCTCATGCGGGATTCCAAGACCCACTTGGAGTTTGATTTGGAGTTGGCCAAGCAGCGTTCCAGCGACAACCCAGTGTACTACGTGCAGTACGCCCATGCGAGAATTTCCAGCCTGTGGCGTGTCGCCTCTGAGCGGGGAATTGCCCGTCCATCCGCGAGAGACGTGGATCTCACGGTGCTCACGGATCCGGACGAGTTGGGTTTGATCAAGAAGTTAGCTGCGTATCCGGAGGTGATTCAGACGAGTGCCTTGGCATTTGAACCGCATCGGGTGACCTATTACTTGCAGCAGTTGGCAGCGCTCCTGCATACCTTTTATAACAAGCACCGGATTCTCCCTCCCGCCGGGGAGCCTGACACGAATGAGTCGGTAGCGGCTGAGGTGCTCACACCCAGCCGTACTGCAGCGCGGCTGGTCTTGATGGGAGCAGTTCAGCAGGTGATTCACAGTGGGCTCGACGTATTAGGTCTTTCAGCTCCTGAACAGATGTAG
- the secD gene encoding protein translocase subunit SecD → MKKVGGRLWLLTLVLVGSFVSFLPSYPPLYQAMPSWLKTVLPNKGITLGLDLQGGIHMVLEVDEDRAVEIAVDRSVTALQDLVTEKKIAVDSVKRVGHEQITVQIQNADAKSPTQKLIDNFPSFVENESAESAATVVWVLREAETKRIKDSAINQALETIRNRIDQFGVAEPIVQRQGLKQIVVQLPGVKDPKRAKDLIKETALLEFKMLDEDIRLDLPGHVSKDKEAEVLQQFESKLPEGDQILFERVVDKDTGVEFRAPYVVRKRVMLTGDVLSDARVAIGQFNDPYVSITFDSKGGQEFERITAEHVKKRMAVVLDNTIYSAPVIQERIAGGRAQITGTFTTQEANDLAIVLRAGALPAPLKIVQDLTVGPSLGQDSIDKGVRATLIAGVMVVVFMIVYYRLSGLIADFALALNLICLMGALSALTATLTLPGIAGIVLTIGMGVDSNVLIFERIREELRSGKAVRSAIDAGYDKALLTIIDSHVTTLITGVALFLFGTGPIKGFAVTLCLGIAINLFTALVGTKVIFDLLYQKQKVEALSI, encoded by the coding sequence ATGAAAAAAGTAGGTGGGCGCTTATGGTTGTTGACACTGGTGTTGGTGGGATCGTTTGTCTCATTTCTTCCCTCCTACCCGCCGCTCTATCAAGCCATGCCGAGCTGGTTGAAGACGGTGCTGCCGAATAAGGGCATTACCCTTGGGTTGGATCTGCAGGGCGGCATTCATATGGTATTGGAAGTGGACGAGGATCGCGCCGTGGAAATCGCCGTGGATCGATCGGTCACGGCGTTGCAAGATCTTGTGACGGAGAAGAAGATCGCCGTCGACTCGGTGAAGCGCGTCGGCCATGAACAGATTACGGTCCAGATTCAGAATGCGGATGCCAAATCTCCGACTCAAAAGCTGATCGACAACTTCCCGAGTTTCGTCGAGAACGAATCGGCGGAATCCGCGGCAACCGTCGTGTGGGTGTTGCGTGAGGCGGAGACCAAGCGAATCAAGGACTCCGCAATCAATCAAGCGTTGGAAACCATTCGAAACCGAATCGATCAATTCGGGGTGGCGGAGCCGATCGTGCAGCGGCAGGGATTGAAGCAGATCGTCGTCCAGCTTCCAGGTGTCAAGGACCCAAAGCGTGCCAAGGATTTGATCAAAGAAACGGCGTTGCTCGAATTCAAAATGTTGGATGAAGACATCCGGCTGGATTTGCCCGGGCATGTTTCGAAGGATAAAGAGGCTGAGGTGCTGCAGCAGTTTGAGAGTAAACTGCCCGAAGGCGATCAGATCTTGTTCGAGCGGGTAGTCGACAAGGACACGGGGGTCGAGTTTCGCGCTCCCTACGTGGTCAGGAAGCGCGTAATGTTGACCGGTGATGTTCTGAGCGACGCGCGGGTCGCCATCGGCCAATTCAACGATCCGTACGTGTCGATCACCTTCGATTCCAAGGGTGGGCAAGAGTTCGAGCGCATCACTGCGGAACATGTCAAAAAGCGCATGGCCGTGGTGTTGGATAACACGATTTATTCCGCGCCGGTCATCCAAGAACGGATTGCCGGAGGACGAGCGCAAATTACAGGGACGTTCACCACGCAGGAGGCCAACGATCTGGCCATCGTGCTGAGGGCCGGTGCCCTCCCGGCACCGCTGAAGATCGTTCAAGATTTGACGGTGGGCCCATCGCTGGGGCAGGACTCTATCGACAAGGGAGTCAGGGCGACCTTGATCGCTGGGGTCATGGTCGTCGTGTTCATGATTGTGTATTACCGGCTGTCCGGGCTCATTGCAGATTTCGCCTTAGCCTTGAATCTCATCTGTCTGATGGGGGCGTTGTCGGCCTTAACGGCGACATTGACCCTCCCTGGGATCGCCGGCATCGTGTTGACGATCGGGATGGGGGTCGACTCGAATGTCTTGATCTTTGAGCGTATTCGAGAAGAGCTTCGAAGTGGGAAGGCGGTGCGGTCGGCCATCGATGCCGGGTACGACAAGGCCTTGCTCACCATTATCGACTCACACGTCACGACCTTGATTACAGGGGTGGCGTTGTTTCTCTTTGGGACCGGACCGATCAAGGGATTCGCCGTGACGCTGTGCTTAGGCATCGCGATCAATCTCTTTACGGCATTGGTCGGGACGAAAGTGATTTTTGATCTCTTGTATCAGAAGCAGAAGGTTGAAGCGCTGAGCATTTAA
- the tgt gene encoding tRNA guanosine(34) transglycosylase Tgt, which produces MMQYHIHQRDSHSKGRIGRLTTGHGTIETPAFMPVGSLGPVKGLEPQDLQELGFGLMLNNAYHLYLRPGHKIVADMGGLHAFTGWSGAILTDSGGFQIFSLAKLCAITDDGVTFQSHIDGSTHVITPEKAIEIEEALGADIMMVLDQCVALPAGREVVQEGVRRTRLWAERCQAARRRTDQALFGIVQGGLEADLRVLSARDLVTLGFEGYAIGGLSVGESKADMYRMLDVTVPELPESKPRYLMGVGLPEDLVEGVARGVDLFDCVVPSRHGRTGSLFTTSGRVVIKQAKYAGDERPIDSDCGCPVCARYSRAYLHHLFMVKEMLGARLNTIHNLWYFAELMRGIREAVRENKFPAFREAFYHHRDRQAAGERSGEGEPNTHQECENSYQT; this is translated from the coding sequence ATGATGCAGTACCACATTCACCAACGTGACTCACATAGCAAAGGTCGCATCGGCCGCTTGACGACAGGCCATGGCACGATCGAGACACCGGCGTTCATGCCGGTAGGATCCCTGGGTCCGGTGAAGGGACTTGAACCTCAGGATCTTCAGGAGTTAGGGTTTGGCTTGATGCTCAACAATGCGTACCACCTGTACCTGCGTCCTGGGCACAAGATTGTCGCAGATATGGGCGGACTGCATGCCTTTACCGGTTGGTCCGGGGCCATCCTCACGGATAGTGGAGGATTTCAGATCTTCAGTTTGGCAAAATTGTGCGCGATCACTGATGATGGTGTCACGTTCCAATCGCATATCGATGGTTCGACGCACGTCATCACCCCGGAGAAGGCGATCGAGATTGAGGAAGCCTTAGGGGCCGACATCATGATGGTGCTTGATCAGTGTGTGGCGCTTCCGGCCGGCCGGGAGGTTGTGCAGGAGGGAGTACGTCGGACCAGGCTCTGGGCGGAGCGCTGTCAAGCCGCTCGTCGTCGGACGGACCAGGCGTTGTTCGGGATCGTTCAGGGTGGATTGGAGGCTGACCTACGCGTCCTATCGGCTCGAGACTTGGTGACCTTAGGGTTCGAGGGCTACGCCATCGGTGGATTGTCCGTTGGTGAAAGCAAGGCGGACATGTATCGGATGCTTGATGTCACGGTTCCAGAGTTGCCGGAGTCGAAACCTCGGTATCTCATGGGTGTGGGACTTCCTGAAGACTTAGTCGAGGGCGTGGCTCGAGGAGTTGATCTCTTTGACTGTGTCGTTCCGTCACGCCACGGGAGAACGGGGTCACTCTTTACCACATCAGGGCGGGTTGTAATTAAGCAGGCGAAATATGCGGGTGATGAACGGCCGATCGATTCCGATTGTGGGTGCCCGGTGTGCGCCCGGTATTCCCGGGCATATCTGCATCACCTGTTCATGGTCAAGGAGATGTTGGGGGCTCGGCTCAACACGATCCACAACCTTTGGTATTTCGCCGAGCTGATGCGTGGTATTCGGGAGGCCGTGCGGGAAAACAAGTTTCCAGCGTTTCGCGAGGCCTTTTATCATCACCGTGATCGACAGGCCGCGGGAGAACGTTCTGGGGAAGGTGAGCCGAACACTCACCAGGAATGCGAAAACAGTTATCAGACATAG
- the mobA gene encoding molybdenum cofactor guanylyltransferase — protein MISDVTGVLLAGGKSRRMGTDKRFLTVGERPLLERSCTVLSQIFERVCIVIAQDSPPLEAQIPVLRDLIPSSGSLGGMYTGLQQATTPYIFLAACDMPFIHEGLVQYMVGQKDDVDIVLADWNGRPQPTHAVYNQNCQAVVEELIRSGDLKLQRLLANPSLRVRLVTEDEVREIDPDGRSFLNVNTPSDLVRARALCGELMDDR, from the coding sequence ATGATCTCCGATGTCACCGGGGTGCTTTTGGCGGGTGGAAAGAGTCGGCGAATGGGTACCGATAAACGTTTCCTTACCGTGGGGGAGCGGCCCTTGCTGGAGAGAAGCTGCACTGTTCTTTCTCAGATTTTTGAACGTGTGTGTATCGTCATCGCCCAGGATAGTCCGCCCCTCGAGGCTCAGATCCCGGTCTTGCGTGATCTCATCCCATCTTCCGGAAGTCTAGGAGGCATGTATACCGGTCTACAGCAAGCCACAACGCCCTATATCTTTCTCGCCGCCTGCGACATGCCCTTTATCCATGAGGGCCTCGTCCAGTATATGGTCGGCCAAAAAGACGACGTGGATATTGTTCTCGCCGATTGGAATGGTCGACCTCAGCCGACTCATGCGGTTTACAACCAAAACTGTCAGGCGGTGGTGGAGGAACTTATTCGAAGCGGCGACCTAAAACTACAGCGGCTGCTTGCCAACCCGTCGCTTCGTGTTCGTCTGGTCACGGAGGATGAGGTTCGCGAAATTGATCCCGACGGGCGCTCGTTTCTGAATGTCAATACACCGTCTGACCTTGTTCGAGCTCGCGCTCTCTGCGGTGAGCTCATGGATGATCGATAG